One stretch of Sardina pilchardus chromosome 17, fSarPil1.1, whole genome shotgun sequence DNA includes these proteins:
- the ptn gene encoding pleiotrophin yields MYGQKCWIWAAMLALLVLTVAVVEAGKADKQGKRERKSDCGEWQWSVCVANEGDCGLGTREGTRSGTDCKMNMKSQRCKIPCNWKKQFGGECKYDFQNWGECDMTTGMKNRTGVLKRALMDATCPNTVTATKPCGKIAKTKLQDSKKPKRDGRKKESTPMD; encoded by the exons ATGTACGGACAGAAGTGTTGGATATGGGCGGCCATGTTGGCTCTCCTGGTCCTGACGGTGGCAGTGGTGGAGGCCGGAAAAGCAGACAAACAAG GGAAGAGGGAGCGCAAGTCGGACTGCGGCGAGTGGCAGTGGAGCGTGTGCGTGGCCAACGAGGGCGACTGCGGCCTGGGCACCCGGGAGGGCACCCGCTCCGGCACCGACTGCAAAATGAACATGAAGTCGCAGCGCTGCAAGATCCCCTGCAACTGGAAGAAGCAGTTCGGAG GCGAGTGCAAGTACGACTTCCAGAACTGGGGCGAGTGTGACATGACCACCGGGATGAAGAACAGGACGGGCGTCCTCAAGCGCGCCCTCATGGACGCCACCTGCCCCAACACCGTCACCGCCACCAAGCCCTGCGGCAAGATCGCCAAGACCAAGCTCCAAG ACTCCAAGAAGCCCAAACGGGACGGAAGGAAGAAGGAAAGCACCCCGATGGACTAG
- the chrm2a gene encoding muscarinic acetylcholine receptor M2a yields the protein MDGINFTFWNASDGNETQPAVTLQSPYKTVEVVFIVLVAGSLSLVTVIGNILVMLSIKVNRSLQTVNNYFLFSLACADLIIGLCSMNLYTVYIVIGYWPLGPVVCDLWLALDYVVSNASVMNLLIISFDRYFCVTKPLSYPIKRTTKMAGMMIAAAWVLSFILWAPAILFWQFIVGGRTVPDKECYIQFFSNAAVTFGTAIAAFYLPVIIMIVLYWRISRASKSRVKKDTRKPSQANPAAGSPSQVRGHVAKPTNNNVTGGGGGGGEEGPNRGQTQSTEDVANQHDGKLQNGKGPSSTAGDGEADGDEAPRDNGIPGEEKDSSNDSSSGSAAAHNQKEDEDGAAAGAAGSSAAEAGPPVTRHRAKAGGSKLTCIKIVTKSPKGDCYTASNTTVEIVPSASDKQNHVARKIVKMTKQAPKKKKGPPSREKKVTRTIMAILVAFVATWTPYNVMVLINTFCGSCIPNTVWTIGYWLCYINSTINPACYALCNATFKKTFKHLLLCQYKNIRSAR from the coding sequence ATGGACGGGATCAACTTCACCTTCTGGAACGCCTCCGACGGCAACGAGACCCAGCCCGCCGTCACCCTCCAGAGCCCCTACAAGACGGTGGAGGTGGTCTTCATCGTGCTGGTGGCCGGCTCCCTCAGCCTGGTGACGGTCATCGGGAACATCTTGGTGATGCTCTCCATCAAGGTCAACCGGAGCCTGCAGACCGTCAACAACTACTTCCTGTTTAGCCTGGCCTGCGCGGACCTCATCATTGGCCTGTGCTCCATGAACTTGTACACGGTGTACATCGTGATTGGCTACTGGCCGCTGGGGCCCGTGGTGTGCGACCTGTGGCTGGCGCTGGACTATGTGGTGAGCAACGCGTCCGTCATGAACCTGCTCATCATCAGCTTCGACCGCTACTTCTGCGTCACCAAGCCCCTCAGCTACCCCATCAAGCGCACCACCAAGATGGCGGGCATGATGATCGCCGCCGCCTGGGTGCTGTCCTTCATCCTGTGGGCGCCGGCCATCCTCTTCTGGCAGTTCATCGTGGGCGGCCGCACGGTGCCCGACAAGGAGTGCTACATCCAGTTCTTCTCCAACGCGGCGGTCACCTTCGGCACGGCCATCGCCGCCTTCTACCTGCCGGTCATCATCATGATCGTGCTCTACTGGCGGATCTCGCGGGCCAGCAAGAGCCGCGTCAAGAAGGACACGCGCAAGCCGTCGCAGGCCAACCCGGCCGCCGGCTCGCCCAGCCAGGTGCGCGGCCACGTGGCCAAGCCCACCAACAACAACGtgaccggcggcggcggcggagggggggaggagggcccCAACCGGGGCCAGACGCAGTCCACGGAGGACGTGGCCAACCAGCACGACGGCAAGCTCCAGAACGGGAAGGGCCCGTCCAGCACGGCCGGGGACGGAGAGGCGGACGGGGACGAGGCGCCCAGGGACAACGGCATCCCCGGCGAGGAGAAGGACAGCTCCAACGACTCCAGCTCCGGCAGCGCCGCCGCCCACAACCagaaggaggacgaggacggCGCCGCGGCTGGGGCGGCCGGATCCTCCGCGGCCGAGGCCGGCCCGCCGGTGACCCGGCACCGGGCCAAGGCCGGCGGCTCCAAGCTCACCTGCATCAAGATCGTCACCAAGTCGCCCAAGGGCGACTGCTACACGGCCTCCAACACCACGGTGGAGATCGTGCCCAGCGCCAGCGACAAGCAGAACCACGTGGCGCGCAAGATCGTCAAGATGACCAAGCAGGCGCCCAAGAAGAAGAAAGGGCCGCCGTCGCGCGAGAAGAAGGTCACGCGGACCATCATGGCCATCCTGGTGGCGTTCGTGGCCACGTGGACGCCCTACAACGTCATGGTGCTCATCAACACCTTCTGCGGCAGCTGCATCCCCAACACGGTGTGGACCATCGGCTACTGGCTCTGCTACATCAACAGCACCATCAACCCGGCCTGCTACGCCCTGTGCAACGCCACCTTCAAGAAGACGTTCAAGCACCTCCTGCTCTGCCAGTACAAAAACATCCGCTCGGCCAGATGA